The following proteins are co-located in the Scylla paramamosain isolate STU-SP2022 chromosome 37, ASM3559412v1, whole genome shotgun sequence genome:
- the LOC135091308 gene encoding zinc finger CCHC domain-containing protein 10-like, with protein MPVGAGGLLSAKPKPSAENVRCQKCLEIGHWTYECTGKRKYVHRDSRTSMLNKRLKDDKEEQQIEHLKKMAQQKERSQRKEKKKGSKPRKRDSSSSSSSSSSSSSSSSSSSSSSSSSSDSSSSSSSSSSSSSSSDSESDSSSSSSSSSSSSSSSSSSKSSKAERKKTQSKKKEKKGTKK; from the exons GAAACCGTCGGCTGAGAATGTGCGATGTCAGAAGTGCCTGGAGATTGGCCACTGGACCTACGAGTGCacgggaaagaggaaatacgtgCACAGGGACTCCCGCACCTCCATGCTGAACAAGCGACTCAAGGATGACAAGGAGGAGCAACAGATAGAACATTT AAAGAAGATGGCACAACAGAAGGAAAGATcacagaggaaagagaagaagaaaggaagcaaaccCAGAAAGCGagactcctcatcctcctcctcctcctcctcctcatcctcatcctcgtcttcctcttcctcttcctcctcatcctcgtcatctgattcctcctcatcatcatcatcttcatcctcctcttcctcctcatcagaCTCAGAATCAGACTCCTCTTcaagctcctcctcttcctcctcctcttcctcctcttcctcctcctcaaagtcTTCCAAAGCTGAACGGAAGAAGACGCAGagtaagaagaaggagaagaagggcaCCAAGAAATGA